One window of the Shewanella khirikhana genome contains the following:
- the gcvH gene encoding glycine cleavage system protein GcvH: MSNIPSELKYASSHEWIRKEEDGTYTVGITEHAQELLGDMVFVELPEVGDTVSAGEDCAVAESVKAASDIYAPISGEVVAVNESLEDSPELVNSDAYGDGWFFRVKPSDESELDSLLDAEGYQAVIDEE, translated from the coding sequence ATGAGCAATATCCCGTCTGAACTCAAGTATGCTTCTTCCCACGAATGGATCCGCAAGGAAGAAGACGGCACCTACACCGTAGGTATCACTGAGCATGCTCAGGAGCTGCTGGGTGACATGGTGTTCGTTGAGCTGCCTGAAGTGGGCGACACCGTATCTGCCGGCGAAGATTGTGCCGTTGCCGAGTCTGTAAAGGCCGCTTCTGACATCTACGCCCCTATCTCCGGTGAAGTGGTAGCCGTGAACGAGTCTCTGGAAGATTCTCCTGAACTGGTAAACAGCGATGCTTACGGTGACGGTTGGTTCTTCCGCGTGAAGCCTTCTGACGAGTCTGAGCTGGACAGCCTGCTGGACGCCGAAGGTTATCAAGCAGTTATCGACGAGGAATAA
- the ampC gene encoding class C beta-lactamase, which translates to MNRMNIRQSATCAITLVIGLSAHLATAETTDARLQALTQEVDKQANQLMTDYAIPGMAIAISMDGQQHFYQYGLADVAAGKEVTRDTLFELGSISKTFTATLGSYVQHQGAFKLDDTAASFVSAWQSTPIGNATLLELATYSAGGLPLQFPNNVRTHDEMLAYYKAWQPAFAPGSHRMYSNPSIGLYGYLAALSAKADFTTLMEKTILPQLKLDNTFIKVPEAKLGQYSFGYNAKGKAIRLSTGMFDAEAYGIKSSASNMLKYLEANMGLTPLSPEISAAIEETHKGRYQTTHFTQALGWEIYPYPTTLDTLLAGNSKDVITKPNPVTPATGANSQDEVFINKTGSTGGFGAYVAYVPSRRLAIVMLANKNYPIPARVEAAYRILGAAQQ; encoded by the coding sequence ATGAACCGAATGAATATAAGGCAAAGCGCAACCTGCGCCATCACCCTGGTAATCGGCTTATCCGCTCATTTGGCCACGGCAGAAACCACGGATGCCAGGCTTCAGGCACTGACCCAGGAAGTCGACAAGCAAGCCAATCAGCTGATGACAGACTACGCAATCCCCGGCATGGCGATTGCGATAAGCATGGATGGTCAGCAGCATTTTTATCAGTATGGCCTTGCCGATGTCGCCGCGGGCAAAGAGGTTACCCGCGACACCTTGTTTGAACTTGGCTCCATCAGCAAAACCTTTACCGCCACCCTGGGCAGCTATGTGCAGCATCAGGGGGCATTCAAGCTTGATGACACAGCCGCGAGCTTTGTCAGCGCCTGGCAAAGCACGCCTATTGGCAACGCCACATTGCTTGAGCTTGCGACATACAGCGCCGGCGGGCTGCCACTGCAGTTCCCGAATAACGTCCGCACCCATGACGAGATGCTGGCCTACTACAAAGCCTGGCAACCGGCGTTTGCCCCGGGCAGTCACAGAATGTATTCCAACCCCAGCATAGGCCTGTACGGATACCTTGCGGCCCTGAGTGCCAAAGCTGACTTTACCACCTTGATGGAAAAGACTATTTTGCCCCAGCTGAAACTGGACAATACCTTTATCAAGGTGCCTGAAGCCAAGCTTGGGCAATATTCGTTTGGCTACAATGCCAAGGGCAAGGCAATACGGCTGTCGACCGGTATGTTCGATGCTGAGGCCTATGGCATCAAGTCCTCCGCCAGCAACATGCTCAAGTATCTCGAAGCCAATATGGGGCTTACGCCATTATCGCCCGAGATAAGCGCCGCCATCGAAGAAACCCACAAAGGCCGCTACCAAACCACCCATTTTACCCAGGCGCTGGGCTGGGAAATCTACCCTTACCCAACGACGCTGGACACCTTGCTGGCGGGCAACTCAAAGGATGTAATAACCAAGCCTAATCCAGTAACACCCGCTACTGGCGCCAATTCCCAGGATGAGGTATTCATCAATAAAACCGGCTCTACCGGCGGCTTTGGTGCCTATGTGGCTTATGTGCCAAGCAGGAGACTGGCGATAGTCATGCTGGCAAATAAAAACTACCCAATCCCCGCCAGGGTTGAAGCGGCCTACAGGATCCTCGGCGCTGCACAGCAATGA
- a CDS encoding FAD-dependent oxidoreductase, which yields MLRTQSCDVAIVGGGMVGLATAIGLAEAGLKVTVLDAGSQAAVEGEPRLRVSAINRASEDLLKSLGAWHLLDRERLAPYGRMQVWDKDGMGRIGFDANELGEDSLGTIIENDNIAFALAKRAAECDNLDYREGVRLSRLAFGEKEAWLTLEEGDMLSAALVIAADGANSWVRSQCNIPLTFWDYGHTAIVATIETAEPHQDCARQVFLPDGPLAFLPLYQSNLCSIVWSVTEPKAQALLAMDDENFSKSLTAAFDARLGLCRVASERIGFNLRMRYARHFARHRLLLAGDAAHTIHPLAGQGVNLGFQDAAAIIDTVARLKDDGKDIGDYRLLRPLERERKAAAQEMIATMEGFKRLFEGNNPIKQAVRDLGLNLVDKLPGLKTVFIKQAMGR from the coding sequence ATGCTCAGGACCCAAAGCTGTGATGTGGCCATCGTTGGCGGTGGCATGGTAGGGCTGGCAACGGCCATTGGCCTTGCCGAAGCCGGGCTTAAGGTGACTGTGCTGGATGCGGGCTCCCAGGCTGCGGTGGAGGGTGAGCCGCGCCTCAGAGTCAGCGCCATCAATCGCGCCAGTGAAGATTTGCTGAAGTCCCTCGGCGCCTGGCATTTGCTCGATAGAGAGCGTCTGGCGCCCTATGGCCGGATGCAGGTGTGGGACAAGGACGGCATGGGTCGTATCGGGTTTGATGCCAATGAGCTGGGTGAAGACAGCCTTGGCACCATCATCGAAAACGACAACATTGCCTTCGCGCTGGCCAAACGTGCCGCCGAGTGCGACAACCTCGATTACCGTGAAGGCGTGCGTTTAAGCAGGCTCGCCTTTGGTGAAAAGGAAGCCTGGCTGACGCTGGAAGAGGGCGACATGCTCTCGGCTGCGCTGGTGATTGCCGCCGATGGCGCCAACAGCTGGGTGCGCAGCCAGTGCAATATTCCGCTCACCTTCTGGGACTATGGCCATACTGCCATTGTTGCCACCATAGAAACCGCTGAGCCCCATCAGGACTGTGCCCGCCAGGTGTTCCTGCCGGACGGTCCGCTGGCGTTTTTGCCGCTGTATCAGTCAAACCTGTGCTCTATCGTCTGGTCAGTGACCGAGCCCAAGGCGCAGGCGCTGCTGGCGATGGATGATGAAAATTTTTCAAAGTCGCTCACTGCCGCCTTCGATGCCCGCCTCGGGCTTTGCCGCGTGGCCAGCGAGCGTATCGGCTTTAATCTGCGGATGCGTTATGCCCGCCACTTTGCCCGTCACCGCCTGCTGCTGGCGGGGGATGCGGCCCACACTATACATCCGTTGGCGGGGCAGGGGGTAAACCTCGGCTTTCAGGATGCCGCCGCGATTATCGACACCGTTGCGCGCCTGAAAGACGACGGTAAAGACATAGGTGATTACCGTCTGCTTCGGCCGCTGGAGCGTGAACGCAAGGCTGCCGCCCAGGAAATGATTGCCACCATGGAAGGCTTTAAGCGCCTGTTTGAAGGCAATAATCCCATTAAACAGGCGGTACGGGATCTGGGGCTGAACCTGGTTGATAAGTTGCCTGGGCTGAAAACAGTGTTCATCAAACAGGCCATGGGCAGATAA
- the gcvT gene encoding glycine cleavage system aminomethyltransferase GcvT gives MANKTVLFSKHLESNAKMVDFHGWDMPLNYGSQIEEHHAVRRDAGMFDVSHMTVVDVEGADARAFLRKLLANDIAKLTVPGKALYGGMLNHEAGVIDDLITYFLSDTHYRVVVNSATREKDLAWIGEQAKAFEVTITERPELAMIAVQGPNAKAKAATVFSAEQNAAVEGMKPFFGKQAGSLFIATTGYTGEAGYEIIVPEAEAEALWQALLDAGVQPCGLGARDTLRLEAGMNLYGQDMDESVNPLAANMGWTIAWEPSDRDFIGREALEAIKAKGTDKLVGLVMEEKGVLRHDMAVFFTDADGNEQQGVITSGTFSPTLGYSIAMARVPGSVGDTAEVEMRKKRVPVRVIAPSFVRNGKQAF, from the coding sequence ATGGCTAATAAAACTGTACTCTTTAGCAAGCACCTGGAATCAAACGCCAAGATGGTGGATTTCCACGGCTGGGATATGCCCCTGAACTACGGTTCGCAAATCGAAGAGCACCACGCGGTGCGCCGCGACGCCGGTATGTTCGATGTGTCCCACATGACTGTGGTTGACGTTGAGGGTGCCGATGCCCGTGCCTTCCTGCGCAAACTGCTGGCTAACGACATTGCCAAGCTGACCGTTCCCGGCAAAGCCCTTTACGGCGGCATGCTGAACCACGAAGCCGGCGTGATTGACGACCTCATCACCTATTTCCTGAGCGATACCCACTACCGCGTGGTAGTGAACTCCGCCACCCGCGAAAAAGATCTGGCCTGGATTGGCGAGCAAGCCAAAGCCTTCGAGGTGACCATCACCGAGCGCCCTGAACTGGCCATGATTGCCGTGCAGGGTCCTAACGCCAAAGCCAAAGCCGCTACCGTATTCAGCGCCGAGCAAAACGCCGCCGTTGAAGGCATGAAGCCTTTCTTTGGCAAGCAGGCCGGCAGCCTCTTTATTGCCACCACAGGTTACACAGGTGAAGCCGGTTACGAGATCATCGTACCCGAAGCTGAGGCCGAAGCCCTGTGGCAAGCTCTGCTGGATGCCGGTGTGCAGCCATGTGGCCTGGGTGCCCGTGACACCCTGCGTCTGGAAGCCGGTATGAACCTCTACGGCCAGGACATGGACGAGAGCGTTAACCCACTGGCGGCCAACATGGGCTGGACCATCGCCTGGGAACCAAGCGATCGCGACTTTATCGGCCGCGAGGCCCTGGAAGCCATCAAGGCCAAGGGCACCGACAAATTGGTCGGTCTGGTGATGGAAGAAAAAGGCGTTCTGCGTCATGATATGGCGGTGTTTTTCACCGACGCTGACGGCAACGAGCAGCAGGGCGTGATCACCAGCGGTACTTTCTCACCCACTTTGGGCTATTCTATCGCGATGGCGCGTGTACCCGGCTCCGTTGGCGATACCGCCGAAGTGGAAATGCGCAAGAAGCGTGTGCCTGTGCGTGTTATCGCACCCAGCTTCGTACGCAACGGCAAACAAGCATTTTAA
- a CDS encoding GYF domain-containing protein, with the protein MKKWFLSQDGELTGPLTEAEAIAYLQDKPNCYGWHPTFSQWLPVSHIAEFVGRVPAVESPAKIPKELIDGFNTKRTELQHTFGAMDESIKYTKTYLYELEQEINIYKRLTNKLSDEVKQGIGGIESTYQGYQKVLEDLVYAVSMAKVEMEEVTAEFDQRLFEREKDLASAPAAPQAVLNTAASLGLALDPVAVKAAAAPVIPAPVMSEPKTVQKDPLASAAKDAAEALKLSQSAAIEFDIEPPAAEPEVVAELAEPELVEPEAVVSAPIEPETIELEAIEPDPVEAEPVEPETVEVETIELEAIELEPVAPAAPAKAELELVADPVATSVTPDAAQELVAQLEPVADIQAEIKPEPKLQVVQDAVASKPAAAETVSLDPVAAKPAAISKIAPPLDIDPVAAQPAKPAQLDPIAMPVDPIAAAVDPVAAAVDPVAAPAKAAAVSLDPVATKADPNDFFAELTQRSQSLDPVASRPPAGMDKLLFGFSPEEFGAASGDAKPAPLAEVPKAELPADAEPLASADKQADNKADSKADNKVKFSEQPEGDEDGKNDKGEPLAKLQAVTSIFKSVFKGEKKDEIRFLSESEAGPGAAQAEDAAEPELAEATADKPKETQPKEVKNDIEGRMRRRSRRRG; encoded by the coding sequence ATGAAAAAATGGTTTCTATCCCAGGATGGCGAACTCACAGGGCCATTAACCGAAGCTGAGGCTATCGCCTATTTACAGGACAAACCCAATTGCTATGGCTGGCATCCCACCTTCAGCCAGTGGCTGCCGGTGAGTCACATTGCCGAATTTGTTGGCCGTGTGCCTGCGGTTGAGTCGCCTGCCAAAATTCCCAAAGAGCTGATTGACGGGTTCAATACCAAGCGCACCGAGCTGCAGCACACCTTCGGCGCTATGGATGAGTCTATTAAGTACACCAAGACTTATCTCTATGAGCTTGAACAGGAAATCAACATCTACAAGCGTCTCACCAATAAGCTAAGCGACGAAGTAAAGCAGGGTATTGGCGGCATTGAGTCCACCTATCAGGGCTATCAGAAGGTGCTGGAAGATTTGGTTTATGCGGTCAGCATGGCCAAGGTGGAAATGGAAGAGGTCACCGCCGAGTTCGATCAGCGCCTGTTTGAGCGCGAAAAGGACCTGGCTTCGGCGCCTGCTGCGCCCCAGGCTGTGCTGAACACCGCTGCCAGCCTCGGACTCGCCCTCGACCCGGTGGCAGTAAAGGCGGCCGCCGCGCCTGTTATTCCGGCGCCGGTTATGTCTGAGCCAAAGACAGTACAAAAGGACCCCTTGGCCAGCGCTGCCAAAGACGCCGCCGAGGCGCTGAAGCTATCCCAGTCAGCAGCCATCGAATTCGATATCGAGCCACCGGCTGCAGAGCCAGAAGTTGTGGCCGAGCTTGCTGAACCAGAGCTGGTTGAACCAGAGGCAGTTGTTTCTGCGCCAATCGAGCCCGAGACAATTGAACTCGAAGCCATTGAGCCTGACCCAGTTGAGGCTGAGCCAGTTGAGCCCGAAACCGTTGAAGTTGAAACAATCGAGCTTGAAGCCATCGAGCTAGAGCCTGTCGCCCCCGCTGCGCCAGCCAAGGCTGAGTTGGAACTGGTCGCCGACCCGGTGGCAACTTCAGTTACCCCTGATGCCGCCCAAGAACTGGTGGCCCAGCTTGAGCCTGTGGCGGATATTCAGGCTGAGATTAAGCCAGAGCCCAAGCTGCAGGTGGTGCAGGATGCGGTAGCCAGTAAGCCTGCTGCGGCGGAAACTGTCTCCCTGGATCCCGTGGCTGCCAAACCTGCTGCTATCAGCAAGATTGCACCGCCGCTGGATATCGACCCAGTAGCGGCGCAGCCAGCCAAGCCTGCTCAGTTGGACCCGATTGCCATGCCAGTTGATCCGATTGCTGCGGCAGTTGATCCAGTAGCCGCGGCAGTTGATCCAGTAGCCGCACCTGCCAAAGCAGCGGCCGTATCGCTCGACCCGGTTGCCACCAAGGCCGACCCCAATGATTTTTTTGCTGAATTAACCCAGCGCTCCCAGTCCCTCGACCCTGTGGCCAGCAGGCCGCCTGCGGGTATGGACAAGCTGCTGTTTGGTTTCAGCCCGGAAGAGTTTGGCGCAGCCAGCGGCGATGCCAAGCCTGCACCTCTGGCCGAAGTGCCCAAGGCTGAGCTGCCTGCCGATGCAGAGCCCTTAGCCAGTGCCGATAAGCAGGCCGATAACAAGGCTGATAGCAAGGCCGATAACAAGGTGAAGTTCAGCGAACAGCCAGAAGGCGATGAGGACGGTAAGAACGATAAGGGCGAACCCCTTGCCAAGTTGCAGGCAGTCACCAGCATCTTCAAGTCGGTATTCAAGGGCGAGAAGAAGGATGAGATCCGCTTCCTGTCTGAATCAGAGGCTGGCCCGGGCGCTGCCCAGGCAGAGGACGCCGCCGAGCCAGAATTGGCAGAGGCAACCGCTGACAAGCCCAAAGAGACTCAGCCAAAGGAAGTGAAGAACGACATCGAAGGCCGGATGCGCCGCCGTAGCAGAAGGCGCGGTTAA
- the ubiH gene encoding 2-octaprenyl-6-methoxyphenyl hydroxylase, which produces MSGDAGSNQGTSPLETFETDIAIVGGAMAGATLALALDKLASDLGKSLRITLIEARRPGDEHPGFDGRAIAVAEGSITELKRLGVWRHLSQLGTSITDIHVSDRSHFGMTELGSKAFGLPYLGQVVELEAVGKALFAAIEKSQIRCLCPDSLQRLEAGQDAHTLVLASGVVLKAKLVVAADGLGSAVRSHFNLPLEQVDFGQSAVIANVALDRPHNHWAWERFTGSGPLALLPMADIHGQHRLSLVWAMPPEEAEHYHHCDEAEFVSALQQAFGYRAGQFTAAGSRHSYELKLSWMPRPIHHRCVFVGNAAQTLHPIAGQGFNLGLRDIVDLLSVVKAALVQGEDIGDIRQLHAYLRLREQDRRETLLAIESLVRGFSNQYWPLVAGRSLGLRLLSWCPPLKAPLASRAMGWRRGVRLSTVSPCED; this is translated from the coding sequence ATGAGCGGTGATGCAGGCAGCAATCAAGGCACTTCTCCCCTCGAGACATTTGAGACCGATATCGCCATTGTCGGTGGCGCCATGGCCGGTGCCACTCTGGCACTGGCGCTGGACAAGCTTGCCAGCGACCTTGGCAAGTCCCTTCGCATTACCCTGATTGAAGCCAGACGTCCCGGTGACGAACACCCGGGCTTCGATGGCCGCGCCATTGCCGTGGCCGAAGGCTCCATCACCGAACTTAAGCGCCTCGGCGTTTGGCGCCATTTGAGCCAGCTTGGCACCAGCATTACCGACATTCACGTATCCGATCGCAGCCATTTCGGTATGACCGAGCTTGGCAGCAAGGCCTTTGGCCTGCCGTATCTGGGGCAGGTGGTCGAGCTTGAAGCTGTGGGCAAGGCGCTGTTTGCCGCCATCGAAAAGAGCCAAATCCGCTGCTTATGCCCCGACAGCCTGCAACGCCTCGAGGCCGGACAAGACGCCCACACCCTGGTGCTTGCCAGCGGCGTCGTGCTCAAAGCCAAACTGGTTGTGGCCGCAGACGGCTTGGGCTCGGCGGTGCGCAGCCACTTCAACTTACCGCTGGAGCAGGTGGATTTTGGCCAGAGCGCCGTTATCGCCAATGTGGCGCTGGACAGGCCCCACAATCACTGGGCCTGGGAGCGCTTTACCGGTTCTGGCCCGCTGGCGCTGCTGCCGATGGCCGACATTCATGGTCAGCACAGATTATCGCTGGTGTGGGCCATGCCGCCTGAAGAGGCCGAGCACTACCATCACTGCGATGAAGCCGAGTTCGTCAGCGCGCTGCAGCAGGCCTTTGGTTACCGCGCCGGGCAGTTCACGGCCGCTGGCAGTCGTCACAGCTATGAGCTCAAACTCAGCTGGATGCCAAGGCCTATCCATCATCGCTGCGTGTTCGTTGGCAATGCCGCCCAGACACTACACCCCATTGCCGGTCAGGGCTTTAACCTGGGCCTTAGGGACATTGTCGATTTGTTGTCAGTGGTTAAAGCGGCGCTGGTGCAGGGTGAGGACATCGGCGATATCCGCCAGTTGCACGCCTATTTACGTCTGCGCGAGCAGGACAGACGCGAGACTTTGCTCGCCATCGAGTCGCTGGTGCGCGGCTTTTCCAACCAATATTGGCCGCTGGTGGCCGGACGCAGTCTTGGGCTTAGATTGCTGTCATGGTGCCCACCGCTGAAGGCGCCTTTGGCCAGCCGTGCCATGGGCTGGCGCCGCGGCGTGCGCCTGTCGACTGTTTCCCCTTGTGAGGATTGA
- a CDS encoding DUF4339 domain-containing protein, whose amino-acid sequence MKEWYFSHNGEVSGPLGLAESNLFIANNPNSYAWHPSFAQWMPVSHIDEFDIAITPPPPPKAIPKELIAHFIAKEQELNKSLGRIEDTLRSIDNSRAELERDINETKGVTQTLNQEVNTTLRSINEQYEALQKKLAGFKSKQS is encoded by the coding sequence ATGAAAGAGTGGTATTTCTCCCATAACGGTGAAGTCAGCGGGCCGCTGGGCCTTGCTGAATCAAACCTGTTTATTGCAAACAACCCAAATAGTTACGCCTGGCACCCGTCCTTTGCGCAGTGGATGCCGGTGAGTCACATCGACGAGTTTGATATTGCCATCACGCCACCACCGCCACCCAAGGCCATTCCCAAAGAGCTGATTGCTCACTTCATTGCCAAAGAGCAGGAGCTGAACAAATCGCTTGGGCGTATCGAAGATACCTTAAGGTCGATAGACAATTCGCGTGCCGAGTTGGAGCGCGACATTAACGAGACCAAGGGCGTGACGCAAACCTTGAATCAGGAAGTGAACACCACCCTGCGCAGTATCAACGAACAATACGAAGCGCTGCAGAAAAAACTGGCGGGATTCAAGTCCAAGCAGTCCTGA
- the gcvP gene encoding aminomethyl-transferring glycine dehydrogenase, whose translation MTKQTLTELEQHELFLTRHIGPDADEQQAMLNYVGAESLEDLTKQIVPESIRLGRELNVGPSNAEAEGLAYIRKLADKNQVFKSYIGMGYHGTEVPNVILRNVLENPGWYTAYTPYQPEIAQGRLEAILNFQQLSIDLTGLDLASASLLDEATAAAEAMALAKRVSKAKKANRFFVADDVFPQTLDVVKTRAECFGFEIVTGPAADAANHEDLFGALFQYTNRLGQLTDFTELFAKLREKNVIVTVGADIMSLVLLKTPGAMGADVVFGSAQRFGVPMGFGGPHAAFFVSKDEHKRSMPGRIIGVSKDTRGNTALRMAMQTREQHIRREKANSNICTAQVLLANMASFYAVFHGPQGLKVIASRINRLADILAAGLAAKGVTVLNTQWFDTISFKADVDAVRARALAAGVNLRYDADGVMGVSIAETTTRADLAELFDVILGAGHGLDVAALDADILARGSSSIPAALVREEAFLTHPTFNSYHSETEMMRYIKRLENKDLALNHSMISLGSCTMKLNAAVEMIPVSWPEFANMHPFCPSEQAEGYTQLIGELSDWLVDITGYDAVCMQPNSGAQGEYAGLLAIRKYHESRGEGHRNVCLIPQSAHGTNPASAQLAGMKVVVTACDKEGNVDLDDLRAKAAEVAENLSCIMITYPSTHGVYEETVREICDIIHQHGGQVYLDGANMNAQVGLTAPGFIGADVSHLNLHKTFAIPHGGGGPGMGPIGVKKHLAPFVAGHAVVKQGIESDNNGAVSAAPFGSAGILPISWMYIKLLGSKGLKQSTQTAMLNANYVTKKLSEHYPVLFRGRNDRIAHECIIDMRPLKEASGVTEMDVAKRLNDYGFHAPTMSFPVAGTLMIEPTESESKAELDRFIEAMVAIRGEIARVESGEWPVDNNPLANAPHTMADIMDPAFDARPYSRELAVFPTESVRANKFWPTVNRIDDVYGDRNLFCACVPMSDYE comes from the coding sequence ATGACCAAGCAAACCCTCACAGAGCTGGAACAGCACGAGCTGTTTCTGACCCGTCACATAGGTCCCGATGCCGACGAGCAGCAAGCCATGCTGAACTACGTTGGTGCCGAGTCACTGGAAGATCTGACCAAGCAAATCGTACCCGAGTCTATCCGCCTGGGTCGTGAGCTGAACGTGGGTCCATCCAACGCCGAAGCCGAAGGTCTGGCCTATATACGTAAGCTGGCCGACAAAAACCAGGTGTTCAAGAGCTACATCGGCATGGGTTACCACGGCACCGAAGTGCCAAACGTTATCCTGCGTAACGTGCTGGAAAATCCAGGTTGGTACACAGCTTACACCCCTTACCAGCCAGAAATCGCCCAGGGCCGACTTGAAGCCATCCTGAACTTCCAGCAGTTGTCCATCGACCTGACCGGTCTGGACCTGGCCTCAGCCTCCTTACTGGACGAAGCCACTGCCGCTGCCGAAGCCATGGCGCTGGCCAAGCGTGTATCCAAGGCCAAGAAAGCCAACCGCTTCTTCGTAGCCGACGACGTATTCCCACAAACACTGGACGTGGTAAAGACCCGCGCCGAGTGTTTTGGCTTTGAGATTGTGACCGGTCCAGCTGCTGATGCCGCTAACCATGAAGACCTCTTTGGTGCCCTGTTCCAGTACACCAACCGTCTGGGTCAACTGACCGATTTCACCGAGCTGTTTGCCAAGCTGCGTGAAAAGAACGTAATTGTGACCGTGGGCGCCGACATCATGTCGCTGGTGCTGCTGAAGACCCCGGGTGCCATGGGCGCCGACGTGGTATTCGGCTCTGCCCAGCGCTTTGGCGTGCCAATGGGCTTTGGTGGCCCACACGCTGCCTTCTTTGTGTCCAAAGACGAGCACAAGCGCTCTATGCCAGGCCGTATCATCGGCGTGTCCAAAGACACCCGTGGCAACACCGCCCTGCGTATGGCCATGCAAACCCGCGAGCAGCACATCCGCCGCGAAAAGGCTAACTCTAACATCTGTACCGCACAGGTGCTGCTGGCCAACATGGCGTCTTTCTACGCCGTATTCCACGGCCCACAAGGTCTGAAGGTTATTGCCTCACGCATTAACCGTCTGGCCGACATCCTGGCCGCCGGTCTGGCTGCCAAGGGTGTGACTGTACTGAACACCCAGTGGTTCGATACCATCAGCTTCAAGGCCGATGTGGACGCCGTACGCGCCCGCGCCCTGGCTGCCGGTGTGAACCTGCGCTATGACGCCGACGGCGTGATGGGCGTAAGCATTGCCGAAACCACCACCCGCGCCGACCTTGCCGAGCTGTTCGATGTGATCCTGGGCGCCGGTCATGGTCTGGATGTAGCGGCGCTCGATGCCGATATCCTGGCCAGGGGTTCAAGCTCTATTCCTGCGGCCCTGGTGCGTGAAGAAGCTTTCCTGACTCACCCAACCTTCAACAGCTACCACAGCGAAACCGAAATGATGCGCTACATCAAGCGCCTCGAGAACAAGGATCTGGCACTGAACCACTCCATGATCTCGCTGGGTTCCTGCACCATGAAGCTCAACGCTGCCGTTGAGATGATCCCGGTGAGCTGGCCTGAATTTGCCAACATGCACCCATTCTGCCCATCTGAGCAGGCCGAGGGTTACACTCAGCTGATTGGTGAACTGTCTGACTGGCTGGTGGACATCACTGGCTACGATGCCGTGTGCATGCAGCCTAACTCAGGTGCTCAGGGCGAATACGCAGGTCTGCTGGCCATCCGCAAGTACCACGAGTCCCGTGGCGAAGGCCACCGCAATGTGTGTCTCATTCCTCAGTCTGCCCACGGCACCAACCCGGCTTCTGCCCAGCTCGCTGGCATGAAAGTGGTGGTTACCGCCTGTGATAAAGAAGGTAACGTGGATCTGGACGACCTGCGCGCCAAGGCTGCCGAAGTGGCCGAGAACCTGTCGTGCATCATGATCACCTATCCTTCTACCCACGGTGTGTACGAAGAAACCGTGCGTGAAATCTGTGACATCATTCACCAGCACGGCGGCCAGGTATACCTGGACGGTGCCAACATGAATGCTCAGGTAGGCCTGACCGCCCCTGGCTTTATCGGTGCCGACGTATCGCACCTGAACCTGCACAAAACCTTCGCCATCCCTCACGGCGGCGGTGGTCCAGGCATGGGCCCAATCGGCGTGAAGAAGCACCTGGCGCCTTTCGTAGCCGGTCACGCTGTGGTTAAGCAAGGTATCGAGAGCGACAACAATGGCGCCGTATCTGCCGCACCATTTGGCAGCGCCGGTATCCTGCCAATCAGCTGGATGTACATCAAGCTGCTGGGCAGCAAGGGTTTGAAGCAATCTACCCAGACCGCCATGCTGAACGCCAACTACGTTACCAAGAAGCTGTCTGAGCACTATCCGGTGCTGTTCCGTGGCCGTAACGATCGTATTGCCCACGAGTGCATCATCGACATGCGTCCGCTGAAAGAAGCCTCTGGTGTAACCGAGATGGACGTGGCCAAGCGTCTGAACGACTACGGTTTCCACGCCCCAACCATGAGCTTCCCGGTTGCCGGCACCCTGATGATCGAGCCAACTGAGTCTGAATCCAAGGCCGAGCTGGACCGCTTCATCGAGGCCATGGTTGCCATTCGCGGCGAAATCGCCCGTGTTGAGAGCGGCGAGTGGCCGGTTGACAACAACCCACTGGCCAACGCCCCGCACACCATGGCTGACATCATGGACCCGGCCTTCGATGCCCGCCCATACAGCCGTGAACTGGCGGTGTTCCCAACCGAGTCAGTGCGTGCCAACAAGTTCTGGCCAACGGTGAACCGTATCGATGACGTTTATGGCGATCGCAATCTGTTCTGTGCTTGTGTGCCGATGAGCGACTACGAGTAA